The nucleotide sequence ACTCTCGACGACCTGCCTGTCGACCTGATTCAGCCCTCTGCCTTTTCACTTCCCCCTGCCAATGACAAATCGCTCGCCGCCATTGAACGCGAGCATATTCTCAAAATCCTGGCCGAAACCGCCGGCAACAAAACCCAGGCCGCCAGAATTTTGGGAATCACCAAGAAAACTCTCTACGCCAAATTGCAGCAATACGCCCTGCTGCAGAAGGGCTGAAGATGGGGCGTCTCCTTTTTACACCCGCCGTGTAAAAAATAATCTCCCGCCAACTTCATTCCTGGCATCCTGCTGTTTTTAACCTGTTTTTCTTCCCGCGTACTGCAGTGCCATTTGTTTGTTTTCACGCGCCAATACTCCTCGGCAAGCCGGCGCAGCCTTGACCCGCACGCTGTTTTGATGCGGCACCGTTCTTGCCCTGGAAAACAGGGAGGGACAATGTCCCCCGCCTGATCCTCAAAGGGAGAGAGCGGGCAGGTAAGACGCTGAAGAGCATGATGGCTTTTTCGCAAGCGCCGAAGCGTGGCGCGCCCCAACTCCGGCCCAACCTCATCGTCGGCCTCGGCAATGACATCGCCGGCGATGATGGTGCGGGCATTTGGGCGGCGCGGCAACTCGCCAAGATTCTGCACGACCGGCGGGAGGTGGAAGTCGTGCCGCTGCCGTGGGCGGGATTCGCGCTGCTCGAGGTGCTGGCCGGCCGGCAACGTGCCGCCATTGTCGATTGCTTGTGCACCGGCCTTCATCCCCCCGGCACCGTTGTCCGCTTGCAGGAAAGCGATTTTCGCGGCTCGGTGCGGCTGAATTCCTTTCACGATATCAATTTTGCCACCGTGCTGGAGTTGGGAGGGAAAATGGGCTGGCAGATGCCGGAGCAGATCGCGATTTGGGGCATCGAAGGTGAAGTGATGGATCGTTTTCAAGAAGAACTTTCGCCGGCAGTCTTGCGCGCAGTCGATCAGGTGGTCAATGAAATACTCGGTTTTCTTGATCTTGAATTCGCTCTGAAAAATGTGGCCATAAATTTTGGGATTGCGGTGCGTCACATCAATCCAAAAAGACATTGATCCAGCAATCCCTTCTTCGTCGGAGCAAAAAATGGCAACACACGCAACCCCCCTCCAGGGTCCGGTCGCACCCGGCGTCCTTCCGCTGAGCGAAGCCGAACTGCGTCACGCTTTTCTCGCGGAAGTCGATCGCATTCCCGGCGGCGGCCGGCTCAATCAGTGTATTCAATGCGGCACCTGCTCCGGCTCGTGCCCGGTGAGCTACGCGATGGACTTTTCGCCGCGGCAGGTGGTGGCACTGTTCCGCGCCGGCGCGATTGAAACACTTCTGCGCAGTCGCACCATCTGGGTGTGCGCCTCCTGTTATCACTGCACCGTGCGCTGCCCGGCGGAGATCAAAATCACCGATTTGCTTTACGCGCTGAAACGCCTCGCCATCGAACGCAAGATCTTTCCGCGCAGGTTTCCCGTGTACATGTTGTCGGAAAGTTTTGTCGACATGGTGAAAACATACGGTCGCAATTACGAGCTGGGTTTGCTGCGCAAATACTTTTTGCGCACCCGGCCCGGCGTCATGCTCAGGCGCATGGGCGAAGGGCTGGCCTTGTGGCGGCGCAGGCGCTTGTCATTTCGCGCGGAAAGGATCAAGGGCATCGACGGCCTGCGCCGCATGATCAAAAAAGCCGAGACCTTCGACCGGCCCCGGGAATTGGTGCGGAAGGAAAGAATTACGGATGTGGTGGGGTATCAGACACTGGATGGCAAACAATAATGATCTCTGTTTCTGCTCTTACTCCTGCTCGTACTTGTACCCGCTTTTCAATATATGCTTTAACAGCGATCAAGAGCATGAGCAAGATAAAGAGTATGAGCAAGAGTTTATCGCGAGGCGGATCATGACCTACACCTACTACCCCGGTTGCAGTTTGCATGCGACGGGCATTGCCTACGACAAATCGCTGCGTGCGGTGTTCCGCAAGCTCGGCCAGGAGCTGGTCGAGCTGGAGGACTGGAACTGCTGCGGCGCCACCGCCTACATGTCGGTCAAAGAAACCGTGGCGTTCACGATTTCGGCGCGCAATCTGGCCCTGGCGCAGAAAGCCGGCCACGATATTGTCGCGCCGTGCAGCGCCTGTTTTACTGTGCTCAACAAGACGCGCAAATTTCTCCAGGAACTGCCGGAACTGCGCCGCAACGTGAATGCGGCGCTGGCGGAGGGCAACCTGCAATACCACAATGGCCTGCCCGTCCGCCATCCGCTCGAAGTGCTGATCAACGATATCGGGCTTGATCGCATCCTCGCCGCGCAGAAGCGCTCGATTGCGGAGTTCAAGCCGGCGTGCTACTACGGCTGCCAAATCGTGCGGCCGGAGCGCGCCGTTCTCGAAGATCCCGAAGTGCCGAGGGCGATGGATATTCTCTTTGAAGAATTGGGCGCGCAGCCGGTTGACTATCCGCCAAAAGTGCGTTGCTGCGGCGGCATGCTGGTCGCGACCTGCGAAGACGTTGCATTGAAATTATGCCACGAGCTGTTGGAGTGGGCGCAAATCGGCGGCGCCAACTGCATCGTCGTCACCTGCCCCATGTGCCAGTCGAATCTCGATCTGCTCACCCGGCGGATCAACCACAAGATGGGAACGGATTATGCTTTCCCGATTTTGTACTTCACGCAGCTTCTCGGTCTGGCACTGGATTGCACCCCGGAGGAAGTGGGCCTGGAACATGGATTGGTCCCGATCAAAATGAAAGTGACCGATCTGCCGGTTCCGCTGGCGGGACGAAGCAACGGGAAACAGTTTCGTAGTGGACCCTTCAGGGTCAGGGCCTGAAGGCACTATTACGAAACCCTTTCAAGCAGGAGTGTCAGGAGATTGACCATGAACAACCATGACATCCGCATCGGCGTTTACGTTTGCCACTGTGGCGTCAATATTTCCTCGACAGTTGACGTTGAAGCCGTGCGCGATTTTGCGGCGCAGCGGCCGGGCGTGGTGCAGGCGCGCGATTACAAATTCATGTGCTCCAATGCCGGCCAGGATTTGATCAAAAAGGACATCAAAGAGAACGGCATCAATCGCGTCGTCGTGGCCGCCTGCTCGCCGTTGATGCACGAGCTCACATTTCGCACCGCGGCACAGGACGCCGGCCTCAATCCCTATCTCGTGCAAATCGCCAACATCCGCGAGCAATGCGCGTGGGTTCACGACGACAGGAACGAAGCGACCCTCAAAGCCAAAAGTTTGGTGAGCGGCGCGGCTTCGCGCGTGCGCTTTCATCGACCATTGGAACCGTTGCGCGCCAGGATCAATCCCGCCACGCTCATCGTTGGCGGCGGCATCGCCGGCATTCAAGCCGCGTTGGAAATCGCCGAGTCCGGCAATCCGGTTTATTTGGTCGAACGCGATTCCACCATCGGCGGGCAAATGGCCAGGTTCGACAAGACTTTTCCCACGCTGGATTGCGCCGCCTGCATTTTGACGCCGAAAATGGTTGCGGTGAGCCATCGTGAAAATATTCATTTGCTGACCCTGAGCGAAGTCGAAGCCGTCGAAGGCCATGTCGGAAATTTCAAAGTGCGCGTGCGCACCCGGGCACGCTATGTCACGCCGGATTGCACCGCGTGCGGGGAATGCGTCAAGGTTTGTCCGGTGCATGTGCCCAGTGTCTTCGATGAGCTGCAATCCGAGCGTACCGCCATTCATCGCGCCTTCCCGCAGTCCGTGCCCGGCACTTATGTCATCGAGAAGCGCGAGCGGCCGCCGTGCAAACAGGCCTGCCCGATTCACCAGGATGCCGCCGGCTACATCGCGCTGATTCGCGAGGGCCGCTTCGCCGAGGCCTGCAAGCTCGTGCGCCGCGAGAATCCGCTGCCCTTCATCTGCGGCCGCGTCTGCTATCATCCCTGCGAAGCCGAGTGCAACCGCGGCAGCGTCGATCAGCCCCTGGCCATTCAGAACCTCAAACGCTTTCTGATGGATTGGGAGCGCGATCATATCCGCGAAGTTGAACCGCCGCCGCCGGAGAATGATTATCCGGAAAAAGTTGCGATCATCGGTTCGGGCCCGGCGGGGTTGACCGCGGCGTTCGATCTCGCGCGCCGGGGTTACAAAGTCACGGTCTTTGAAAGACACAATGTGGCGGGCGGCATGCTGGCGGTCGGTTTGCCGCCTTATCGCTGCCCGCGCGACATCGTGCAGCGCGATGTTGATTACATCCGCAGGCTGGGCGTGGAAATTTTGACGGGCCGTGAGCTGGGCAAACACTTCACGCTGCCGGATTTGTTGAGCGATCAGCCCGGCTTTGGATTCAAGGCGGTTTTTCTGGCCACCGGCGCGCACAAAGGCTTCGCCTTGAATGTTCCCGGCGAAGATTTGCTGGGCGTCATTTCCGGCGTCGATTATTTGCGCAACATCAACCTCGGCCTGGGGCAAACCACCGGCCGGCGGGTCGCGATTGTCGGCGGCGGCAACACCGCCATCGATGCAGCGCGCACCGCGCGGCGCGAAGGCGCGGAGGTCACACTTCTTTATCGCCGCACGCGCGAGGAGATGCCGTGTGAAGAAGACGAGTTCGATGATGCCGTCGCCGAGGGCGTGAAATTTCATTATCTCATTGCGCCGGTCGCAATCCTCGGCAGAAACGGCCGGGTGCGCGGCCTGAAATGCATTCGCATGGAGCTGGGCGAGCCGGATGCCAGCGGCCGGCGGCGGCCGATCCCGATCCCCGGCTCCGAACACGAATTGGAATTCGATCAGGTGATCACCGCGATCAGCCAGCAGCCGGATCGCAGTTGGTATGGCAACGACGGCCCGGCGTCCGCCGGCAATGGCAAATCGCAACTGGCTTTCACCAAGTGGGATACCATCGTGGTGCACACGGAATCGATGCAGACCGACATTCCCGGCGTGTTTGCCGGCGGCGACGTGGTGCTCGGACCCTCGACGGTCGTGGAATCAATGGGCCAGGGCCGGCGCGCCGCGGAAGCGATTCACAAATATCTGCGCGGCGAGCCGTTGCGCGATTTCACAACACACATCCCGCCGGCGAATCCGCGCAGGTCGTTCGAGAGCCGGCCGCACCCGTATGCACCCAAATACGAAGACATTCCGCATGCGCCGCGCGTCGCGATGCCGCAGCGCGAGGCTGCCGAACGCATTCGCGATTACAAAGAAGTCAACCTTGGCTACAGCGCCGAACAAGCGCGGCAGGAGGCGGAACGCTGCCTCAACTGCGGCGTGTGCGTCGAATGCTACGAATGCGAGCGCGTGTGTGAGCCGAAAGCGGTCATGCACGGCATGGTTGACCGGATCAGCGAAATCGAGGTCGGCCAAATTTTGGTGGCGACCGGCTATCAGATTTTCGACGCGCGCAAGATGTCGCAATATGGTTATGGCCGCTACGACAACGTGCTTTCCAGTCTCGAATTCGAGCGCATGCTCAGCTCGACCGGCCCGACCGGCGGCAGGATTCTGTGCAGGAACGGCCAGCCGCCGCGGGCAATCGGCATCATTCATTGCATCGGCTCGCGCGATGAGAATCACCATCGCTACTGCTCGCGCGTGTGCTGCATGTATGCGTTGAAATTTGCCCATCTCGCCAAAGAGCGCACCCATGCCGAGGTTTATCAATTCTACATCGACATGCGCGCGTTCGGCAAGGGTTACGAGGAATTTTACAGCCGCGTGCTGCGCGAAGGCACGACGGTGATTCGCGGCAAAGCCGCCGAGGTGGTCCCGGCGCGCACCAGCGGCAAAGCCAATGGCGCACCCGGCCATCTCGTCATTCGTTGCGAAGACACGTTGATCGCCCGCCATCGCGAGATTCCGGTGGACATGGTGGTGTTGTGCAACGCCATTGAACCGCGCAGCGATGCCGGCCATGTCGCGCATTTGTTCTCCTTGAGCCGCAGCCCTGACGGGTTCTTTTTGGAAAGACATCCCAAACTCGATCCGGTCGGCACGACGATGGATGGTGTCTACCTCGCCGGTGCCTGTCAGGGGCCCAAGGACATCCCGGATGCCGTGGCGCAGGGACAGGCCGCGGCGGCGCGCATTCTCTCGCTGATCAGCAAGGGTGAAACGCTGATCGATCCGATCCGCGCCTCGATCAATCACGACCTGTGCAGCGGCTGCCGCATTTGCAACAACCTGTGCCCGTATGAAGCGATCTCGTTCGATGAAGAGGAACAAGTCTCCACGGTGAATGAAGTTTTGTGCAAAGGCTGCGGCACCTGCGTCGCGGCGTGCCCGGCGGGCGCGATCACCGGCGCGGGTTTTTCCGACGAGCAAATTTTTGCGGAATTGGAAGGCGTTTTGGTGTAAAAAAGACGAGGCCATGAGTGAATGGAAGAGCAGGTGAGCAGAGAGCCCCAAAAGTATGAGGTCACGCTCTTCGATAATTCTCCCCAAAACAACTTTAGTTGGGAAAGAGGTTGAGGGGACCGGAATCTGTTCCTGATGGCGGGGTATGAGTATCAGGATCGAGGCGGCAAGGGAATGCCCTCGAAGATCTTGCTGACCGGCAACTCAAAGCCCGGCAGCCGATCGGGCGCGGTGAGGAGGTCGCGGACGCTGTATTTGCCCGTGGTGGTGCAGACCAGCACCTCGCGGGTAATGGTGATGACCAGCCATATCATTTGAGTACCTTGCTCGAGATAGGCATCGACTTTGTTCATCACCTGCATAAAATTGTCTTCTGGAGAAATGATTTCTATGACCAGGTCAGGCGCCAAGGCTGGAAAGCGATGTGGATCATCAGGAACACGCTCGTTTTTCACAAAAGCGACATCGGGAATGCGCGACTGATCCGGAAGTTCCGGCCAAAGACGGAAGTTGGTTTCGGTCACCAGATCGCCGATAGGATGCTCTTCCAGGTAGCGATCAAGTTTGGAAATGAACCTTGTCTGGCTCTTGCCATGAGCATAGTTTGCCATTTTGTAAACCACCTTTCCGTCATAAAGTTCGGCGGGACAAGGAAGCGAGGTTCCCTCCAGCTCATCGACGGTAACATCGGTGCGCTGCTCAATGGGAATGTCATGGCGGGTGGAAAGGGTAGCGGGCTCGTTTTGCGAT is from candidate division KSB1 bacterium and encodes:
- a CDS encoding hydrogenase maturation protease, producing the protein MMAFSQAPKRGAPQLRPNLIVGLGNDIAGDDGAGIWAARQLAKILHDRREVEVVPLPWAGFALLEVLAGRQRAAIVDCLCTGLHPPGTVVRLQESDFRGSVRLNSFHDINFATVLELGGKMGWQMPEQIAIWGIEGEVMDRFQEELSPAVLRAVDQVVNEILGFLDLEFALKNVAINFGIAVRHINPKRH
- a CDS encoding 4Fe-4S dicluster domain-containing protein; this translates as MATHATPLQGPVAPGVLPLSEAELRHAFLAEVDRIPGGGRLNQCIQCGTCSGSCPVSYAMDFSPRQVVALFRAGAIETLLRSRTIWVCASCYHCTVRCPAEIKITDLLYALKRLAIERKIFPRRFPVYMLSESFVDMVKTYGRNYELGLLRKYFLRTRPGVMLRRMGEGLALWRRRRLSFRAERIKGIDGLRRMIKKAETFDRPRELVRKERITDVVGYQTLDGKQ
- a CDS encoding CoB--CoM heterodisulfide reductase iron-sulfur subunit B family protein; this encodes MTYTYYPGCSLHATGIAYDKSLRAVFRKLGQELVELEDWNCCGATAYMSVKETVAFTISARNLALAQKAGHDIVAPCSACFTVLNKTRKFLQELPELRRNVNAALAEGNLQYHNGLPVRHPLEVLINDIGLDRILAAQKRSIAEFKPACYYGCQIVRPERAVLEDPEVPRAMDILFEELGAQPVDYPPKVRCCGGMLVATCEDVALKLCHELLEWAQIGGANCIVVTCPMCQSNLDLLTRRINHKMGTDYAFPILYFTQLLGLALDCTPEEVGLEHGLVPIKMKVTDLPVPLAGRSNGKQFRSGPFRVRA
- a CDS encoding FAD-dependent oxidoreductase, translating into MNNHDIRIGVYVCHCGVNISSTVDVEAVRDFAAQRPGVVQARDYKFMCSNAGQDLIKKDIKENGINRVVVAACSPLMHELTFRTAAQDAGLNPYLVQIANIREQCAWVHDDRNEATLKAKSLVSGAASRVRFHRPLEPLRARINPATLIVGGGIAGIQAALEIAESGNPVYLVERDSTIGGQMARFDKTFPTLDCAACILTPKMVAVSHRENIHLLTLSEVEAVEGHVGNFKVRVRTRARYVTPDCTACGECVKVCPVHVPSVFDELQSERTAIHRAFPQSVPGTYVIEKRERPPCKQACPIHQDAAGYIALIREGRFAEACKLVRRENPLPFICGRVCYHPCEAECNRGSVDQPLAIQNLKRFLMDWERDHIREVEPPPPENDYPEKVAIIGSGPAGLTAAFDLARRGYKVTVFERHNVAGGMLAVGLPPYRCPRDIVQRDVDYIRRLGVEILTGRELGKHFTLPDLLSDQPGFGFKAVFLATGAHKGFALNVPGEDLLGVISGVDYLRNINLGLGQTTGRRVAIVGGGNTAIDAARTARREGAEVTLLYRRTREEMPCEEDEFDDAVAEGVKFHYLIAPVAILGRNGRVRGLKCIRMELGEPDASGRRRPIPIPGSEHELEFDQVITAISQQPDRSWYGNDGPASAGNGKSQLAFTKWDTIVVHTESMQTDIPGVFAGGDVVLGPSTVVESMGQGRRAAEAIHKYLRGEPLRDFTTHIPPANPRRSFESRPHPYAPKYEDIPHAPRVAMPQREAAERIRDYKEVNLGYSAEQARQEAERCLNCGVCVECYECERVCEPKAVMHGMVDRISEIEVGQILVATGYQIFDARKMSQYGYGRYDNVLSSLEFERMLSSTGPTGGRILCRNGQPPRAIGIIHCIGSRDENHHRYCSRVCCMYALKFAHLAKERTHAEVYQFYIDMRAFGKGYEEFYSRVLREGTTVIRGKAAEVVPARTSGKANGAPGHLVIRCEDTLIARHREIPVDMVVLCNAIEPRSDAGHVAHLFSLSRSPDGFFLERHPKLDPVGTTMDGVYLAGACQGPKDIPDAVAQGQAAAARILSLISKGETLIDPIRASINHDLCSGCRICNNLCPYEAISFDEEEQVSTVNEVLCKGCGTCVAACPAGAITGAGFSDEQIFAELEGVLV
- a CDS encoding Uma2 family endonuclease; translation: MAAMTNINVSRASQNEPATLSTRHDIPIEQRTDVTVDELEGTSLPCPAELYDGKVVYKMANYAHGKSQTRFISKLDRYLEEHPIGDLVTETNFRLWPELPDQSRIPDVAFVKNERVPDDPHRFPALAPDLVIEIISPEDNFMQVMNKVDAYLEQGTQMIWLVITITREVLVCTTTGKYSVRDLLTAPDRLPGFELPVSKIFEGIPLPPRS